Proteins from a single region of Cystobacter fuscus DSM 2262:
- a CDS encoding trehalase family glycosidase, with protein sequence MRAPEPSPAPVAPAPLPVATATARLAFELLMTLDLDRDGRLTQRDAGLAREAGLRFAVDLELGPGVRLELAGAERLAHAADVLAEVVFEGRGDEPGLPLERLLESRTTAMRKLLDRGWEGLVRRSDRAVDLKKALAVMPVKDPQGRARVYVPARDRQALKKLRAEARRVGGLETVPLHKPRGAEDWRTLMREPGMLYLPNPYIVPGGRFVQMFGWDSYFNARGALSSGHLELARGMLENQLYEIEHYGKIPNSNLSYHLSRTQPPLMPRLALEVNAVRADRRLLKRVARLAEQEWEEVFRTGARATPGGLSRYQDDAEGPDAEDLSAFYDGARPDDAEFHRHDRAIRESGWDMCHRFATATHHHEPVCLNSLLFQYEMDLAAVWRLVEGEDSTRAARFTKAARARARTMRARFWDAERGLFFDHDFVAGRRSTYESLATFYPLWTGWASREEAASVAAALPRFLHDGGLTSSTRASREAAGGEDLQWDWPFGWAPHQVIAVEGLRRYGFHAEADAVAYRWLSMVLDIAGGHNGLVKEKYDVVRCSAEVPVEYGNQGADRGALLAPRSERTLGFAWTNASVLLLLGGLSPGLREALDAGIPADRVLGPRELVGSGGPRSKRVA encoded by the coding sequence GTGCGCGCGCCGGAGCCGTCCCCCGCGCCCGTGGCCCCGGCGCCCCTGCCCGTCGCCACGGCCACGGCGCGTCTGGCTTTCGAGCTGTTGATGACCCTGGATCTCGACCGCGATGGGCGGCTCACGCAGCGCGACGCCGGACTGGCGCGCGAGGCGGGGCTGCGCTTCGCGGTGGACCTGGAGCTGGGCCCGGGCGTGCGGCTGGAGCTGGCCGGCGCGGAGCGGCTGGCGCACGCCGCGGACGTGCTCGCCGAGGTGGTGTTCGAGGGCCGGGGGGATGAGCCCGGACTGCCCCTGGAGCGCCTGCTGGAGTCGCGCACCACGGCGATGCGCAAGTTGCTGGACCGGGGCTGGGAGGGGCTCGTGCGCCGCTCGGACCGGGCGGTGGACTTGAAGAAGGCCCTCGCGGTGATGCCCGTGAAGGATCCCCAGGGCCGCGCGCGCGTGTACGTGCCCGCGCGCGACCGCCAGGCGCTCAAGAAGCTGCGCGCCGAGGCCCGCCGCGTGGGCGGCCTGGAGACGGTGCCGCTGCACAAGCCCCGCGGCGCCGAGGACTGGCGCACCCTCATGCGCGAGCCGGGCATGCTCTACCTGCCCAATCCCTACATCGTCCCGGGCGGCCGCTTCGTGCAGATGTTCGGCTGGGACAGCTACTTCAATGCCCGGGGCGCCCTGTCCTCCGGCCACCTCGAGCTCGCCCGGGGCATGCTCGAGAACCAGCTCTACGAGATCGAGCACTACGGGAAGATTCCCAACTCCAACCTCAGCTACCACCTGTCGCGCACCCAGCCGCCGCTCATGCCCCGGCTGGCGCTGGAGGTGAACGCGGTGCGCGCGGACCGGCGGCTGCTCAAGCGCGTGGCCCGCCTGGCCGAGCAGGAGTGGGAGGAGGTCTTCCGCACCGGTGCCCGCGCCACGCCTGGCGGCCTGTCGCGCTACCAGGACGACGCCGAGGGGCCCGACGCCGAGGACCTGTCCGCCTTCTACGACGGCGCGCGGCCGGATGACGCCGAGTTCCACCGCCATGACCGGGCCATCCGCGAGAGCGGCTGGGACATGTGCCACCGCTTCGCCACCGCCACCCACCACCACGAGCCGGTGTGCCTCAACTCGCTCCTGTTCCAGTACGAGATGGACCTGGCGGCGGTGTGGCGGCTTGTCGAGGGCGAGGACAGCACGCGCGCGGCCCGCTTCACCAAGGCGGCCCGGGCCCGGGCGCGCACCATGCGCGCGCGTTTCTGGGACGCCGAGCGGGGCCTCTTCTTCGACCATGACTTCGTGGCCGGACGGCGCTCCACCTACGAGAGCCTCGCCACCTTCTATCCGCTGTGGACGGGCTGGGCCTCGCGCGAGGAGGCCGCCAGCGTGGCCGCCGCGCTCCCGCGCTTCCTGCACGACGGTGGATTGACCTCGAGCACCCGCGCCTCGCGCGAGGCCGCCGGGGGCGAGGACTTGCAGTGGGACTGGCCCTTTGGCTGGGCGCCCCACCAGGTCATCGCCGTGGAGGGCCTGCGCCGCTACGGCTTCCACGCCGAGGCCGACGCGGTGGCCTACCGCTGGCTGTCCATGGTGTTGGACATCGCCGGGGGCCACAACGGCCTCGTCAAGGAGAAGTACGACGTGGTGCGCTGCTCGGCCGAGGTCCCCGTCGAGTACGGCAACCAGGGCGCGGACCGCGGCGCGCTGCTCGCGCCCCGGAGCGAGCGCACCCTGGGCTTCGCCTGGACGAATGCCTCGGTGCTCCTGCTGCTCGGCGGCCTGTCTCCCGGGCTGCGCGAGGCGCTCGACGCCGGCATCCCCGCCGATCGGGTGCTCGGCCCTCGGGAGCTGGTGGGCTCCGGAGGCCCCCGCAGCAAGCGCGTCGCCTGA
- a CDS encoding ATP-binding protein: METQREGAPTAEQSLRASNLLLHALTEVQTEFIQGHDTHQLFDKLLTVLLKLTHSEYGFIGEVLFTPEGTPFLRTRAVTHVEWTDTLREFYRRELSTGLEFPHLQKLFGAVMVSGRPVLDNAPCREEFGTRLEGHPPLSSFLGLPFHSPTEMVGMVGLANRPGGFDTGVINFLRPVLATCCAILQGLRNEQRRRRAEDAQRRSAESFRLLIERSPDAIFIHRRGTLLFANSAAVRLLGYMSGEQLRGRELETFVLSGGEAMLRESPGSSGLLEVHFRHRQGHEVVGEVVTLSLVFDGRPAEVCIARDMTERRQVQQKLRATERMVSLGTLAAGVAHEINNPLSYLLSNLHFVEDELSAMAEAGEPLGSARGGELREALKEALSGSHRVRDIVRDLKTFSRDTEDQRGWVDVRGVLDSCVNIAWSEIRHRARLEKDYGEVPPVEANESRLAQIFLNLLVNAAQAIPHGDLRANEIRISTYHEGEEVVVSVKDTGAGISEENLRRLFEPFFTTKPVGVGTGLGLSICHGIVTGMGGRITVDSTLGQGTTFRVFLPIKRPAGVSA; this comes from the coding sequence GTGGAGACACAGCGGGAGGGGGCGCCCACGGCGGAGCAATCGCTGCGGGCGAGCAACCTGCTGTTGCACGCGCTCACCGAGGTGCAGACGGAGTTCATCCAGGGCCACGACACGCACCAGCTCTTCGACAAGCTGTTGACGGTGCTGCTCAAGCTCACACACAGCGAGTACGGCTTCATCGGCGAGGTGCTGTTCACGCCCGAGGGCACGCCCTTCCTGCGCACGCGCGCCGTCACCCACGTGGAGTGGACGGACACGCTGCGCGAGTTCTACCGCCGCGAGCTGTCCACGGGGCTGGAGTTCCCCCACCTGCAGAAGCTCTTCGGCGCCGTCATGGTGAGTGGCCGGCCGGTGCTGGACAACGCGCCGTGCCGGGAGGAGTTCGGCACGCGGCTCGAGGGCCATCCGCCGCTGAGCAGCTTTTTGGGGCTGCCCTTCCACTCGCCCACGGAGATGGTGGGCATGGTGGGGCTGGCCAACCGGCCGGGGGGCTTCGACACCGGGGTCATCAACTTCCTGCGGCCCGTGCTGGCCACGTGCTGCGCCATCCTCCAGGGCCTGCGCAACGAGCAGCGGCGCCGGCGGGCCGAGGACGCGCAACGGCGCTCGGCGGAGAGCTTCCGCCTGCTCATCGAGCGCTCGCCGGACGCCATCTTCATCCACCGCCGCGGCACGCTGCTGTTCGCCAACTCGGCGGCGGTGCGGCTGTTGGGGTACATGAGCGGCGAGCAGTTGCGGGGCCGCGAGCTCGAGACGTTCGTGCTGTCCGGCGGCGAGGCGATGCTGCGCGAGTCCCCCGGGAGCAGTGGGCTGCTCGAGGTGCACTTCCGCCACCGCCAGGGCCACGAGGTGGTGGGCGAGGTGGTGACGTTGTCGCTCGTGTTCGACGGGCGGCCCGCGGAGGTGTGCATCGCGCGGGACATGACGGAGCGCCGCCAGGTGCAGCAGAAGCTGCGCGCCACCGAGCGCATGGTGTCGCTGGGCACGCTGGCGGCGGGCGTGGCGCATGAAATCAACAATCCCTTGTCCTATCTGCTGAGCAACCTGCACTTCGTGGAGGACGAGCTGTCGGCCATGGCCGAGGCGGGCGAGCCGCTGGGGAGCGCGCGGGGAGGGGAGTTGCGCGAGGCGCTCAAGGAGGCGCTGTCGGGCAGCCATCGGGTGCGCGACATCGTGAGGGACTTGAAGACGTTCTCGCGCGACACCGAGGATCAACGCGGCTGGGTGGACGTGCGGGGCGTGCTCGACTCGTGCGTGAACATCGCCTGGAGCGAGATCCGCCACCGGGCGCGGCTGGAGAAGGACTACGGCGAGGTGCCACCGGTGGAGGCCAACGAGTCCCGGCTGGCGCAGATCTTCCTCAACCTGCTCGTCAACGCGGCGCAGGCGATTCCGCACGGGGATCTGCGGGCGAATGAGATCCGCATCTCCACGTACCACGAGGGCGAGGAGGTGGTGGTGTCGGTGAAGGACACGGGGGCGGGCATCTCCGAGGAGAACCTCCGCCGGCTGTTCGAGCCGTTCTTCACGACCAAGCCGGTGGGCGTGGGCACGGGGCTGGGATTGTCCATCTGCCATGGCATCGTCACGGGCATGGGCGGACGCATCACCGTGGACAGCACGCTGGGTCAGGGCACCACGTTCCGGGTGTTCCTGCCCATCAAGCGCCCCGCGGGCGTGTCCGCGTAG
- the tnpC gene encoding IS66 family transposase, whose translation MTSAVTVEEERGQEQQAQPPAFEGKDLEAVRAYMLQLLTEGRGEQAIEMLLGLLDRLREEHSCTTVRLQEALRQLYGRRSEKTPANPLQLLLSLLTQQQSAVPEAVPATADGAQAAAAPAAPPADAPKKPPKRPPSRGAQALPAHLERREVLVPPAAEECLCPGCGEQRTPMGEEVSQRLELEPARFYVRVEKRPKLACQRCKEGVVAAPAGEAPLPGALPGPGLLAQLLVGKYRDGLPLHRQQAIFDKRHGVRLPASTLGDWVAGASDLLPPVVALLKQRTLADCLLHTDDTGVRVLDRDDARGIKRGHLWPYVGQGGNVFVEYTPDWSGTGPQGVLADFRGYLVVDGYKGYEALFGPTSPRIEVGCWMHARRGFERAYVAGEARGGVVLTLVQKVYAVERQAQEAGLSPEARLGLRLSHSLPVYEELFGLLEQWAPHVPAKTPLGKAIAYARHRSVALGRFLQDGRLPVDNGEVERLIKLIVLGRKNWLFLGSDAAGHRAASVYSLVLSCHRLGMDPWAYFRDVLPKLGDTRFPASRLADLLPDSWAQQQAQQR comes from the coding sequence ATGACTTCTGCCGTCACCGTCGAAGAAGAGAGGGGCCAGGAGCAACAAGCCCAGCCGCCCGCCTTCGAGGGGAAGGACTTGGAGGCGGTGCGCGCCTACATGCTGCAACTGCTGACGGAGGGCCGCGGCGAGCAGGCCATTGAGATGTTGTTGGGCCTGTTGGACCGGCTGCGCGAGGAGCACAGTTGCACGACGGTACGACTCCAGGAGGCGCTGCGGCAGCTGTACGGGCGGCGCAGTGAGAAGACGCCCGCCAACCCACTCCAACTCCTGCTGTCATTGCTCACCCAGCAGCAGTCCGCCGTGCCCGAGGCCGTGCCCGCCACCGCTGACGGCGCACAGGCAGCCGCCGCCCCAGCGGCCCCGCCGGCCGACGCGCCGAAGAAGCCGCCCAAGCGCCCGCCCTCGCGCGGCGCCCAGGCCCTGCCCGCGCACCTGGAGAGGAGAGAGGTGCTGGTGCCGCCAGCGGCCGAGGAGTGCCTCTGCCCGGGTTGCGGCGAGCAGAGGACGCCCATGGGTGAGGAGGTGAGCCAACGGCTGGAGTTGGAGCCGGCGCGCTTCTACGTGCGGGTGGAGAAACGCCCGAAGCTGGCGTGCCAGCGCTGCAAGGAGGGGGTGGTCGCCGCGCCCGCCGGTGAGGCGCCATTGCCGGGAGCGCTGCCCGGCCCGGGGCTGCTGGCGCAACTGCTGGTGGGCAAGTACCGCGACGGGCTGCCCCTGCACCGCCAGCAGGCCATTTTCGACAAACGCCACGGAGTGAGGCTGCCCGCCTCCACCCTGGGAGACTGGGTGGCGGGGGCCAGTGACTTGCTGCCGCCCGTGGTGGCGCTGCTCAAGCAGCGCACGCTGGCGGACTGCTTGCTGCACACCGACGACACCGGGGTGCGCGTGCTGGACAGGGACGACGCCCGCGGCATTAAACGCGGACACCTCTGGCCGTACGTGGGCCAGGGCGGCAACGTCTTCGTGGAGTACACCCCCGACTGGAGTGGCACGGGCCCCCAAGGGGTGCTGGCCGACTTCCGGGGCTACCTGGTGGTGGACGGCTACAAGGGCTACGAGGCCCTCTTCGGCCCCACCTCCCCGCGGATAGAAGTGGGCTGTTGGATGCATGCCCGGCGCGGCTTCGAGCGCGCCTATGTGGCTGGAGAGGCCCGCGGCGGCGTGGTGCTGACGCTCGTGCAGAAGGTGTACGCCGTGGAGCGGCAGGCCCAGGAGGCGGGGCTCTCCCCCGAGGCGCGCCTCGGCCTGCGCCTGTCGCACAGCCTGCCCGTCTACGAGGAGCTCTTCGGCTTGCTGGAGCAGTGGGCCCCGCACGTGCCCGCCAAGACGCCTCTGGGCAAGGCCATTGCCTACGCGCGCCACCGCTCCGTCGCCCTGGGCCGCTTCCTCCAGGACGGACGCCTGCCGGTGGACAACGGGGAGGTGGAGCGCCTCATCAAGCTCATTGTCCTCGGACGCAAGAACTGGCTCTTCCTGGGCAGCGACGCGGCCGGCCACCGGGCCGCCAGCGTCTACTCCCTCGTGCTCAGCTGCCACCGGCTGGGCATGGACCCGTGGGCCTACTTCCGCGACGTGCTGCCCAAGCTCGGCGACACCCGCTTCCCCGCCTCCCGCCTCGCGGACCTCCTCCCCGACTCGTGGGCCCAGCAGCAGGCTCAGCAGCGATAG
- the tnpB gene encoding IS66 family insertion sequence element accessory protein TnpB (TnpB, as the term is used for proteins encoded by IS66 family insertion elements, is considered an accessory protein, since TnpC, encoded by a neighboring gene, is a DDE family transposase.) has translation MLKLPEGVRIWVATQPCDMRKQADGLSALVQGGLGQQPKSGHLFVFFSRRRDLVRILFWDANGYCTVSKRLEAGRFRVPAPVEGQAAVHLEARQLAELLSLVEASSAVRRGEVH, from the coding sequence GTGCTGAAGCTACCGGAGGGGGTGAGAATCTGGGTGGCGACGCAGCCGTGCGACATGCGCAAGCAGGCCGACGGGCTGAGTGCGCTGGTGCAGGGTGGCCTGGGGCAGCAGCCGAAGTCGGGACACCTGTTCGTCTTCTTCTCCAGGAGAAGGGACTTGGTGCGCATTCTCTTCTGGGACGCCAACGGGTACTGCACCGTCAGCAAGAGACTGGAAGCGGGGCGCTTCCGGGTGCCGGCACCCGTGGAGGGCCAGGCGGCGGTGCACCTGGAAGCGCGGCAGCTCGCGGAGTTGCTGTCGCTGGTGGAGGCGAGCAGCGCGGTACGGCGAGGCGAGGTGCACTGA
- the tnpA gene encoding IS66 family insertion sequence element accessory protein TnpA encodes MTTNTATTKTEPAWLEAARRPRWTAEVAAQVVRAWEAEGGAQSAFMRKHGLPRERLRFWTKRREGKEGARTAMSFVPVEVAPARPGEAGLVQGEAVLVEVGGVRVRVEAGASQGLVARVLRAVKEVQGC; translated from the coding sequence ATGACGACGAACACAGCGACGACGAAGACGGAGCCGGCGTGGTTGGAAGCAGCGCGGCGGCCGAGGTGGACAGCGGAGGTAGCAGCGCAGGTGGTGCGAGCCTGGGAAGCAGAAGGAGGCGCGCAGTCGGCCTTCATGCGCAAGCACGGGTTGCCGCGCGAGAGGCTGCGCTTCTGGACGAAGCGGCGTGAAGGGAAGGAGGGCGCACGGACGGCCATGTCCTTCGTGCCCGTGGAGGTGGCGCCTGCCAGGCCCGGCGAGGCGGGGCTGGTGCAGGGAGAGGCGGTACTGGTGGAAGTGGGCGGGGTGCGAGTGAGAGTGGAGGCGGGGGCCAGCCAGGGGCTGGTGGCGCGGGTGCTGCGAGCGGTGAAGGAGGTGCAGGGGTGCTGA
- a CDS encoding DUF4142 domain-containing protein — protein MHQKNPPRSVARLLLLSLVVLGVGACVEGPTTTDGSPHLNTDGTSCPVAADIGLPALSDEEIAQVVLTVNMGEIQQGELARQQATSPEVRRFAEQMVQEHTAVNQELQTRLQALRITPRENPLSQQLMAESNQILAILRSSADTGTFDLVYMDVQVSLHAKTLFLMDSVLQPQLRNAELRDFALAARSTVQRHLDTAVPLQKDLFPSP, from the coding sequence ATGCATCAGAAGAACCCGCCGCGCTCCGTCGCCCGGCTGCTCCTGCTCTCGCTTGTGGTGCTGGGGGTTGGCGCATGCGTGGAAGGCCCGACCACCACCGACGGCAGTCCCCATCTCAACACCGATGGGACGTCATGCCCGGTGGCCGCGGATATCGGCCTGCCCGCCTTGAGCGATGAGGAGATCGCCCAGGTGGTCCTCACCGTGAACATGGGCGAAATCCAACAGGGCGAGCTCGCGCGACAGCAGGCAACGAGCCCGGAGGTTCGTCGCTTCGCCGAGCAGATGGTCCAGGAGCACACGGCGGTCAACCAGGAACTCCAAACGCGCCTGCAAGCCCTGCGCATCACGCCCCGTGAGAACCCGCTCAGTCAGCAGCTCATGGCGGAGTCGAACCAGATCCTCGCGATCCTCCGCTCGAGTGCCGACACGGGGACATTCGATCTGGTCTACATGGACGTGCAGGTCTCCCTCCACGCGAAGACGCTGTTCCTGATGGACAGCGTGCTCCAGCCCCAGCTCCGGAATGCCGAGCTGCGCGACTTCGCCCTGGCGGCCCGAAGCACGGTGCAACGCCATCTCGACACCGCTGTCCCCCTCCAGAAGGACCTCTTCCCGAGCCCATGA
- a CDS encoding cytochrome P450 family protein — translation MQPLSPPDFSSQNFKANPFPFYARLRQEAPVYHFTSLTKEPTWLVTRYEDVSQVLKHASLSKDVFGAAGAERRARMPWLLKIFEPVSQNMLSKDPPDHTRLRSLVHKAFTPRLIEQLRSRVQALSDRLLDEAARKGSMDLVSEYALIVPVTIIAEMLGVPPSDYRKFQHWSNRLISNTNLWDVILSVPSVVMFTRYLRQLIARRRSSLGDDLLSALIQAEEAGDKLNADELVSMIFLLLVAGHETTVNLISGGTLALLQHPEQLERLRKEPGLIEPAVEELLRYASPVEVSTERFAKEDVTVGGVTIPRGHLVFAAIASANRDERQFKDPDTLDLGREPNRHLSFGMGIHYCLGAPLARLEGQIALRTLVNRFPKLRLATPAQSLKWRTGVLMRGPQRLPVSLS, via the coding sequence ATGCAACCCCTCTCGCCGCCTGATTTCAGTTCGCAGAACTTCAAGGCCAACCCGTTTCCGTTCTACGCGCGCCTGCGCCAGGAAGCGCCCGTCTACCACTTCACCAGCCTCACGAAGGAACCCACCTGGCTGGTGACGCGCTACGAGGACGTCTCCCAGGTCTTGAAGCACGCGAGCCTGAGCAAGGATGTCTTCGGCGCCGCTGGCGCGGAGCGCAGGGCGCGGATGCCCTGGCTGTTGAAGATCTTCGAGCCCGTTTCCCAGAACATGCTGAGCAAGGATCCGCCGGATCACACCCGGCTGCGCTCGCTCGTGCACAAGGCCTTCACGCCGCGGTTGATCGAGCAGCTGCGCTCGCGCGTCCAGGCGCTGTCGGACCGGCTGCTGGACGAGGCCGCGCGCAAGGGATCCATGGATCTCGTCTCGGAGTACGCGCTGATCGTCCCCGTGACCATCATCGCCGAGATGCTGGGGGTGCCCCCGAGCGACTACCGGAAGTTCCAGCACTGGTCCAACCGGCTCATCTCGAACACGAACCTGTGGGACGTGATCCTCTCCGTGCCGAGCGTGGTGATGTTCACCCGCTACCTGCGTCAGCTCATCGCGCGGCGGCGCTCGTCGCTGGGAGACGATCTGCTCTCGGCCCTCATCCAGGCGGAGGAGGCGGGAGACAAACTCAACGCGGACGAGCTGGTCAGCATGATCTTCCTGCTGCTGGTGGCCGGGCACGAGACCACGGTGAACCTGATCTCCGGCGGCACGCTCGCCCTCTTGCAACACCCCGAGCAGTTGGAGCGGCTGAGGAAGGAGCCCGGCCTCATCGAGCCGGCGGTCGAGGAGCTGCTGCGCTACGCGAGTCCGGTGGAGGTCTCCACCGAGCGCTTCGCGAAGGAGGACGTCACCGTGGGCGGGGTGACGATTCCGCGAGGGCATCTCGTCTTCGCGGCGATCGCCTCGGCCAACCGCGACGAGCGTCAGTTCAAGGATCCGGACACGCTCGACCTGGGCCGCGAGCCCAACCGGCACCTGTCCTTCGGGATGGGCATCCACTACTGCCTGGGAGCGCCGCTCGCGCGACTCGAGGGGCAGATCGCCCTGCGGACGCTGGTGAACCGGTTTCCGAAGCTGCGCCTGGCCACACCGGCGCAGTCGCTCAAGTGGCGCACGGGCGTGCTGATGCGCGGGCCCCAGCGGCTGCCCGTCTCGCTGTCCTGA
- a CDS encoding calcium/sodium antiporter, translating into MLLHAGMLLLGLVLLYFGAEWLVKGAAGLARAMGVRPLVVGLTVVAYGTSAPELVVSVLASLEGRSAIALGNVMGSNIANIGAILGVTALIHPPRVEATLIRRELPVLMASTLCIPLFLLDGRVSRLEGVLLLAGTVGFTFLTLRLARELRVEAPELREEVREEIQEEAAVGSRAALVGLSTVGLVGLVAGGKLFVDGASALALAFGMSERVVGLTIVAVGTSLPEMAASVVAALRGHSAIAIGNVVGSNIFNILLILGCAALTRPIEASLGELRMELGALLGFSLAAVLVMRGARHVSRLEGGLLAASYAMFLGVVAFM; encoded by the coding sequence ATGCTCCTTCATGCTGGAATGCTCCTGCTGGGCCTGGTGCTGCTCTACTTCGGAGCGGAGTGGCTCGTGAAGGGGGCGGCCGGCCTGGCCCGGGCGATGGGCGTGCGGCCGCTGGTGGTGGGGCTGACGGTGGTGGCCTATGGCACCTCGGCCCCGGAGCTGGTCGTGTCGGTGCTGGCCTCGCTCGAGGGCAGGAGCGCCATCGCCCTGGGCAACGTCATGGGCTCCAACATCGCCAACATCGGCGCCATCCTGGGCGTCACCGCGCTCATCCACCCGCCCCGGGTCGAGGCCACGCTCATCCGCCGTGAGCTGCCCGTGCTCATGGCCAGCACGTTGTGCATTCCCCTCTTCCTGCTCGATGGCCGCGTCTCGCGGCTGGAAGGCGTGCTCCTGCTCGCGGGCACGGTGGGCTTCACCTTCCTCACGCTGCGCCTGGCGCGGGAGCTCCGGGTCGAGGCGCCCGAGCTCCGGGAGGAAGTGCGCGAGGAAATCCAGGAGGAAGCAGCGGTGGGCTCTCGCGCCGCGCTGGTGGGACTCTCCACCGTGGGGCTCGTGGGGCTGGTGGCCGGCGGCAAGCTGTTCGTCGACGGGGCGAGCGCCCTGGCTCTCGCGTTCGGGATGAGCGAGCGGGTCGTGGGGCTCACCATCGTGGCGGTGGGCACCTCGCTTCCGGAGATGGCCGCCTCGGTGGTGGCGGCACTTCGCGGCCACTCCGCCATCGCCATCGGCAACGTCGTCGGCTCCAACATCTTCAACATCCTGTTGATCCTGGGATGCGCGGCGCTCACGCGGCCCATCGAGGCGTCGCTGGGCGAGCTGCGGATGGAGCTCGGAGCGCTCCTGGGTTTTTCCCTCGCGGCCGTGCTCGTCATGCGGGGGGCGCGCCACGTCAGCCGCCTGGAGGGCGGGCTGTTGGCCGCCAGTTATGCGATGTTCCTCGGGGTCGTCGCGTTCATGTAG
- a CDS encoding peptidoglycan-binding protein, translated as MVAISRAAPSAALRTTAALSNPVLREGARGASVTALQNKLKAAGFNPGAVDGAFGPKTEAAVKAFQKAHGLAADGVVGPKTWGALNKVGASSGGSGPTLREGAKGEAVRALQNRLNALGFNAGSADGAFGPRTEAAVKAFQKSRGLAADGVVGPKTWDKLGIKVSGGSGPSAPSGGGRVVTGYVNGVPRQINLSRIPNGKEMRTDAAAAFNRMHAAAARAGIDLHVNSGFRSMAEQQELYRKYLNGTGNLAAKPGYSNHQGGIAVDVNVGSTSSATYRWMAAHADEFGFKRTVPSEPWHWEFRP; from the coding sequence ATGGTCGCCATTTCCCGCGCCGCCCCCTCCGCCGCCCTCCGCACCACCGCGGCCCTGTCCAACCCCGTGTTGCGCGAGGGGGCCCGGGGCGCCTCCGTCACCGCGCTGCAGAACAAGCTCAAGGCGGCGGGCTTCAACCCGGGCGCGGTGGATGGCGCCTTCGGGCCCAAGACGGAAGCGGCGGTGAAGGCCTTCCAGAAGGCGCACGGCCTCGCGGCCGACGGCGTGGTGGGCCCCAAGACGTGGGGCGCCCTGAACAAGGTGGGAGCGTCCTCGGGCGGCTCGGGCCCCACGCTGCGCGAGGGCGCCAAGGGCGAGGCGGTGCGCGCCCTGCAGAACCGGCTCAACGCCCTGGGCTTCAACGCGGGCAGCGCGGATGGCGCCTTCGGCCCCAGGACGGAGGCGGCGGTGAAGGCCTTCCAGAAGTCCCGCGGCCTCGCGGCCGACGGCGTGGTGGGCCCCAAGACGTGGGACAAGCTGGGCATCAAGGTGAGCGGCGGCTCGGGCCCCTCCGCCCCCTCGGGCGGTGGCCGCGTCGTCACCGGCTACGTCAACGGCGTGCCCCGGCAGATCAACCTCAGCCGCATTCCCAATGGCAAGGAGATGCGCACGGACGCGGCGGCCGCCTTCAACCGCATGCACGCCGCGGCCGCCCGCGCCGGCATCGACCTGCACGTCAACAGCGGCTTCCGCTCCATGGCCGAGCAGCAGGAGCTCTACCGCAAGTACTTGAACGGCACCGGCAACCTCGCCGCGAAGCCGGGCTACTCCAACCACCAGGGCGGCATCGCCGTGGACGTGAACGTGGGCAGCACCAGCAGCGCCACCTACCGGTGGATGGCCGCCCACGCGGACGAGTTCGGCTTCAAGCGCACCGTGCCCTCCGAGCCCTGGCACTGGGAATTCCGGCCGTGA
- the bla gene encoding subclass B1 metallo-beta-lactamase: MNLSRLRPPRAWLLLLLGTACASTPPAPDQGTPAPPAVGQAPASDEAVLAEDVRIRRIAPGVWLHVTLAGEEWGRAPSNGLLVEEGDSTLLVDTAWNARQTELLLVWAKDTLHRPVRAAVVTHSHADRTGGMSALVARGVPVHASEDTARLTAGHGRPAPDRRLPETGRLGPLEVFFPGAGHSRDNLVVWLPAQRLLFGGCFVKDEGARNLGNVADADVAAWPASLERLRQRFPDVREVVPGHGEPGGPSLLTHTLALLRDAPPG; the protein is encoded by the coding sequence ATGAACCTCTCCCGACTCCGCCCGCCTCGCGCGTGGCTGCTGCTCCTGCTGGGCACGGCCTGCGCCTCCACCCCACCCGCTCCCGACCAAGGGACTCCGGCCCCACCCGCGGTGGGCCAGGCCCCGGCTTCCGACGAGGCCGTGCTCGCCGAGGACGTCCGCATCCGGCGCATCGCTCCCGGTGTCTGGCTCCACGTGACGCTGGCGGGCGAGGAGTGGGGACGCGCCCCCTCCAACGGGCTGCTCGTCGAGGAGGGCGACTCCACGCTCCTCGTCGACACGGCCTGGAACGCGCGGCAGACGGAGCTGCTGCTCGTCTGGGCGAAGGACACCCTGCACCGGCCCGTGCGCGCCGCCGTGGTGACGCACTCCCACGCCGACCGCACGGGCGGCATGTCCGCGCTCGTGGCGCGAGGGGTGCCCGTCCACGCGAGCGAGGACACCGCGCGCCTCACCGCCGGGCACGGCCGGCCCGCTCCCGACCGGCGCCTGCCGGAGACAGGGAGGCTGGGCCCGTTGGAGGTCTTCTTCCCCGGCGCCGGGCACTCGCGGGACAACCTCGTCGTGTGGCTGCCCGCCCAGCGTCTCCTGTTCGGCGGCTGCTTCGTGAAGGACGAGGGCGCCCGGAACCTCGGCAACGTGGCCGACGCGGACGTGGCGGCCTGGCCCGCGAGCCTCGAGCGCCTGCGTCAGCGCTTTCCCGACGTGCGCGAGGTGGTGCCCGGCCACGGGGAGCCCGGGGGGCCCTCTCTCCTGACGCACACCCTGGCCCTGTTGCGCGACGCGCCCCCGGGTTGA